The Candidatus Thiodiazotropha endoloripes genome has a window encoding:
- the rpsS gene encoding 30S ribosomal protein S19, protein MPRSVRKGPFIDHHLVKKVDEAVAQNNKRPIKTWSRRSVVFPEMVGLTIAVHNGKVHVPVLVSENMVGHKLGEFALTRTYRGHAADKKSK, encoded by the coding sequence GTGCCACGTTCAGTCAGAAAAGGCCCATTCATCGACCACCATCTGGTAAAGAAGGTGGACGAAGCAGTAGCCCAGAACAACAAGCGTCCTATCAAGACCTGGTCACGCAGATCTGTCGTGTTTCCGGAGATGGTGGGCTTAACCATCGCTGTGCACAACGGTAAGGTTCATGTGCCTGTTCTGGTCTCGGAAAACATGGTCGGACACAAACTGGGTGAGTTTGCGTTGACCCGTACCTATCGCGGCCATGCCGCTGATAAGAAGTCGAAGTAG
- the rplB gene encoding 50S ribosomal protein L2 — MAVVKTKPTSAGRRFVVKVVDAELHKGAPYGPLLAKKSKSGGRNNNGRITTRHRGGGHKQRYRIIDFKRNKENIPAVVERLEYDPNRTARIALIRYADGERSYIIAPNNLHVGDTVESGSAAAIKTGNCMPLRNMPLGSVVHCIEMKPGKGAQMARSAGAAVQLVAREGEYATLRLRSGEMRKVPADCRAVIGEVSNSEHSLRSLGKAGAKRWKGVRPTVRGVAMNPVDHPHGGGEGRTSGGRHPVSPWGTPTKGYKTRTNKRTNKMIVRRRNRK; from the coding sequence ATGGCAGTCGTTAAAACTAAACCGACCTCTGCAGGCCGCCGATTTGTGGTCAAGGTAGTCGATGCGGAGCTGCACAAAGGTGCACCTTATGGCCCGCTGCTGGCAAAGAAGAGCAAAAGTGGTGGTCGTAACAACAACGGTCGTATAACCACTCGTCATCGTGGCGGTGGTCACAAGCAGCGCTATCGTATTATCGACTTCAAGCGCAACAAGGAGAATATCCCGGCGGTCGTCGAGCGCCTGGAATACGATCCTAACCGTACTGCAAGAATTGCCTTGATCCGCTATGCGGATGGTGAGCGCAGCTACATTATCGCACCGAACAATCTGCACGTTGGCGACACGGTTGAATCGGGTAGCGCTGCGGCGATCAAGACCGGTAACTGTATGCCACTGCGCAACATGCCATTGGGTTCAGTGGTTCACTGTATTGAAATGAAGCCGGGCAAGGGTGCTCAGATGGCCCGCTCCGCAGGTGCTGCTGTACAGCTGGTAGCCCGTGAGGGTGAATATGCCACCCTGCGTCTGCGTTCAGGCGAGATGCGTAAAGTGCCTGCAGACTGTCGCGCTGTAATTGGTGAAGTCTCCAATTCAGAACACAGCCTGCGCTCGCTGGGTAAAGCTGGCGCCAAACGCTGGAAGGGTGTTCGCCCGACCGTCCGTGGTGTCGCCATGAACCCGGTAGATCATCCTCACGGTGGTGGTGAGGGACGTACATCTGGTGGACGTCATCCTGTATCACCATGGGGTACGCCTACCAAGGGCTATAAGACCCGCACCAACAAGCGCACGAACAAGATGATTGTTCGTCGCAGAAACCGTAAATAG
- the rplW gene encoding 50S ribosomal protein L23, translating into MNNERLMKVLLSPLVSEKSSIVADQNDQYTFRVTKDATKREIAKAVEKLFEVEVERVQVVNVKGKQKRFGAINGKRSDWKKAYVRLKAGSEIDFAAGA; encoded by the coding sequence ATGAACAACGAACGTCTCATGAAGGTACTTCTGAGTCCTCTGGTCTCGGAAAAGAGCAGTATCGTTGCAGACCAAAACGATCAATACACCTTTCGCGTCACCAAGGATGCGACCAAGCGTGAGATTGCGAAAGCGGTCGAGAAGCTGTTCGAGGTTGAGGTCGAGCGTGTCCAGGTGGTTAACGTCAAAGGCAAGCAAAAGCGTTTTGGCGCCATCAATGGCAAACGTTCCGACTGGAAAAAAGCATATGTACGTCTCAAGGCTGGAAGCGAAATCGATTTCGCTGCCGGTGCGTGA
- the rplD gene encoding 50S ribosomal protein L4 — protein MDLNVKTAAGAQTIQVSDDVFGAEYKQSLIHQVVTAYMSAARSGTKAQKNRAAVQGGGAKPFRQKGTGRARAGTSRSPIWRSGGVNFAATPRNYEQKINRKMYRGAIRSILSELNRQERLVVVDEISISQPKTKELVGKLKDMELKDVLVVSENPDENLYLASRNLYGVDVRDVEEIDPVSLVAYEHVLVTESAVKKLEERLA, from the coding sequence ATGGATCTCAACGTAAAGACAGCCGCCGGCGCTCAGACAATACAAGTCTCTGACGACGTGTTTGGCGCAGAGTACAAGCAGTCGCTGATACATCAGGTGGTAACTGCCTATATGTCTGCTGCACGTTCCGGTACCAAAGCGCAAAAGAATCGCGCTGCAGTCCAGGGCGGTGGCGCCAAGCCTTTCCGTCAGAAGGGCACTGGCCGCGCACGTGCCGGTACCAGCCGCAGTCCGATCTGGCGTAGTGGTGGTGTTAATTTTGCTGCTACCCCACGTAACTACGAGCAGAAGATCAACCGCAAGATGTACCGTGGTGCGATCCGCTCAATTCTGTCGGAACTCAACCGGCAGGAGAGACTGGTGGTGGTCGATGAGATCAGCATCTCTCAACCTAAGACCAAAGAGTTGGTTGGCAAATTGAAGGACATGGAACTGAAAGATGTCCTGGTGGTATCAGAAAACCCTGATGAAAACCTCTATCTCGCCTCCCGCAACCTGTATGGTGTGGATGTGCGTGATGTAGAGGAGATCGATCCGGTGAGCCTGGTTGCTTACGAGCATGTTCTGGTCACCGAAAGTGCGGTCAAGAAACTTGAGGAGCGTCTGGCATGA
- the rplC gene encoding 50S ribosomal protein L3 — MAIGVVGRKAGMTRVFTEQGDSVPVTVIEVEPNRVTQLKSDDTDGYLAIQVTTGARKASRVSKPAAGHYAKAGVEAGRTMVEFRAETADVEGIEVGSEIKADLFEAGQIVDVRGQSQGKGFQGGVKRHNFRTQDATHGNSLSHRAPGSIGQCQTPGRVFKGKKMAGHMGAAQRCQQNLEVVRVDAERNLILVKGSVPGSRGGDVIVTPAVKMKNKG; from the coding sequence ATGGCGATTGGAGTAGTCGGCCGCAAGGCAGGAATGACCCGAGTATTTACCGAGCAGGGTGATTCAGTGCCTGTAACGGTAATTGAGGTTGAACCCAACCGTGTGACTCAGCTGAAGAGCGACGATACCGATGGGTATCTGGCGATTCAGGTTACTACCGGTGCCCGCAAGGCGTCACGGGTCAGTAAACCGGCTGCCGGACACTATGCGAAAGCAGGTGTAGAGGCTGGCCGGACGATGGTGGAGTTTCGCGCAGAGACCGCCGATGTCGAAGGCATCGAAGTGGGTAGCGAGATCAAGGCTGACCTGTTCGAAGCCGGACAGATCGTGGATGTTCGCGGTCAGTCACAGGGTAAGGGCTTTCAGGGTGGCGTAAAGCGTCATAACTTTCGTACCCAGGATGCAACACATGGTAACTCCCTGTCTCATCGTGCCCCGGGTTCGATCGGACAGTGTCAGACACCAGGTCGTGTATTCAAAGGTAAGAAAATGGCCGGTCACATGGGTGCCGCTCAACGCTGCCAACAGAACCTTGAGGTTGTGCGCGTCGATGCAGAGCGCAACCTGATCCTGGTGAAAGGTTCAGTGCCTGGTTCCAGAGGTGGAGACGTGATCGTTACACCTGCTGTGAAGATGAAGAATAAAGGGTGA
- the rpsJ gene encoding 30S ribosomal protein S10 — protein MANQRIRIRLKAFDHRLIDQSAREIVETAKRTGAHIRGPIPLPTKNERYTILISPHVNKDARDQYEIRTHKRLLDIVEPTDKTVDALMKLDLAAGVDVQIKLN, from the coding sequence ATGGCTAACCAGAGAATACGAATTCGTCTCAAAGCATTTGATCATCGACTGATTGATCAATCTGCCCGTGAGATTGTGGAAACCGCTAAGCGGACCGGTGCACACATCCGTGGCCCGATTCCACTGCCGACTAAGAATGAGCGTTACACCATCCTGATTTCACCGCACGTCAACAAAGACGCCCGTGATCAGTATGAAATCCGTACCCACAAGCGTCTGCTCGACATCGTTGAGCCGACCGACAAGACTGTGGATGCGCTGATGAAGCTCGATTTGGCTGCCGGCGTAGACGTGCAGATCAAACTGAACTGA
- the tuf gene encoding elongation factor Tu, which yields MSKEKFERTKPHVNVGTIGHVDHGKTTLTAAITTVQASKYGGEQRAFDQIDNAPEEKERGITIATSHVEYESDTRHYAHVDCPGHADYVKNMITGAAQMDGAILVVSAADGPMPQTREHILLSRQVGVPYIVVYLNKADMVDDEELLELVEMEVRELLDSYEFPGDDTPIIVGSALKALEGDTSEIGSQSIDKLVEALDTYIPEPERAVDGAFLMPIEDVFSISGRGTVVTGRVERGVVKVGEEIEIVGIKETTKTTCTGVEMFRKLLDQGEAGDNVGVLLRGTKRDEVERGQVLAHPGTITPHTHFECEVYVLSKDEGGRHTPFFSNYRPQFYFRTTDVTGACDLPEGVEMVMPGDNVKMTVKLIAPIAMEEGLRFAIREGGRTVGAGVVSKIIE from the coding sequence GTGTCCAAGGAAAAATTCGAACGCACAAAGCCGCATGTCAATGTGGGCACGATTGGTCACGTAGACCACGGCAAGACCACGCTGACGGCGGCCATCACAACAGTCCAGGCGTCCAAGTACGGTGGCGAGCAGCGCGCTTTTGACCAGATCGACAACGCCCCGGAAGAGAAAGAGCGTGGTATCACCATTGCGACCTCTCACGTGGAGTACGAGTCAGACACTCGTCACTATGCCCACGTGGACTGCCCGGGCCATGCTGACTATGTAAAGAACATGATCACTGGTGCGGCGCAGATGGACGGCGCGATCCTGGTGGTATCGGCGGCTGACGGCCCAATGCCTCAGACCCGTGAGCACATCCTGCTGTCACGTCAGGTTGGTGTGCCTTACATCGTGGTCTACCTGAACAAGGCGGACATGGTGGATGACGAAGAGCTGCTGGAGCTGGTTGAGATGGAAGTGCGTGAGCTGCTGGACAGCTACGAATTTCCTGGAGACGACACCCCGATCATCGTGGGTTCTGCGCTGAAAGCGCTGGAAGGCGACACTTCTGAGATCGGCAGTCAGTCAATCGACAAGCTGGTCGAAGCGCTGGATACCTACATTCCGGAGCCTGAGCGTGCGGTAGACGGCGCCTTCCTGATGCCGATCGAGGACGTATTCTCGATTTCAGGTCGCGGTACCGTGGTAACCGGTCGTGTCGAGCGTGGTGTGGTCAAGGTCGGGGAAGAGATCGAGATCGTTGGTATCAAAGAGACCACCAAGACCACCTGTACCGGTGTTGAGATGTTCCGCAAGCTGCTGGATCAGGGCGAAGCGGGAGACAACGTTGGTGTGCTGCTGCGTGGTACCAAGCGAGACGAGGTGGAGCGTGGTCAGGTACTGGCCCATCCGGGTACGATTACACCGCACACCCACTTTGAGTGTGAAGTGTATGTACTGAGTAAGGACGAGGGTGGCCGTCATACGCCATTCTTCAGTAACTACCGTCCGCAGTTCTACTTCCGTACCACCGACGTAACCGGTGCGTGTGACCTGCCGGAAGGCGTCGAGATGGTCATGCCGGGAGACAACGTGAAGATGACTGTGAAGTTGATAGCGCCGATCGCGATGGAAGAGGGTCTGCGTTTTGCGATCCGTGAAGGCGGTCGGACCGTGGGTGCCGGCGTGGTATCCAAGATTATCGAGTAA
- the fusA gene encoding elongation factor G: MARKTPIERYRNIGIMAHIDAGKTTTTERVLYYTGVSHKIGEVHDGAATMDWMEQEQERGITITSAATTCFWSGMAQQFPEHRFNIIDTPGHVDFTIEVERSLRVLDGAVFVLCAVGGVEPQSETVWRQANKYNVPRMAFVNKMDRMGADFFRVVEQLKERLGANAVPIQVPVGAEEGFKGLIDLVKMKSVVWSEENMGVEFEYVDIPADLQDTCDEWREHMVEAAAEASDELMEKYLEEGDLSEEEILEGLRIRTLKLEIIPVTCGSAFKNKGVQAVLDKIIELMPSPVDVPAITGILDDADGTEEERPSDDNAPFSALAFKIATDPFVGTLTFFRAYSGVLKSGDHVYNPVKGKKERVGRILQMHSNSREEIKEVLAGDIAAAVGLKDVTTGDTLCALDKPITLERMEFPEPVISVAVEPKTKGDQEKMGIALSKLAQEDPSFRVSSDEESGQTIISGMGELHLDIIVDRMRREFKVEANVGAPQVAYRETIRSSIEQEGKFVRQSGGRGQFGHVYLKIEPQEAGAGYEFVNEIVGGVVPREYIPAVDKGIQEAMGNGVIAGYPVVDIKVTLYDGSYHDVDSSEMAFKIAGSMCFKEGAARAKPVLLEPVMKVEVTTPEEYMGDVMGDLNSRRGIVQGMDDSPAGRQIKAEVPLSEMFGYATDLRSATQGRANYSMEFGKYAEVPASIADAVIKKQ, encoded by the coding sequence GTGGCACGGAAAACTCCTATCGAGCGCTATCGCAATATCGGTATCATGGCGCATATCGATGCTGGTAAGACGACGACAACTGAGCGTGTGCTCTACTATACTGGTGTCTCCCACAAGATTGGTGAGGTGCACGATGGTGCAGCCACCATGGACTGGATGGAGCAGGAGCAAGAGCGCGGTATTACCATTACCTCGGCTGCCACGACCTGTTTCTGGAGCGGCATGGCTCAGCAATTCCCTGAGCATCGTTTCAACATAATCGACACCCCCGGACACGTGGACTTCACCATCGAGGTGGAGCGTTCCCTGCGTGTACTCGATGGCGCAGTATTCGTACTCTGCGCGGTTGGCGGTGTTGAACCTCAGTCTGAGACCGTCTGGCGTCAAGCCAACAAATACAATGTTCCCCGTATGGCCTTCGTCAACAAGATGGACCGTATGGGTGCCGATTTCTTCCGTGTGGTTGAGCAGCTGAAAGAGCGCTTGGGCGCCAATGCCGTGCCGATTCAGGTCCCGGTAGGTGCAGAAGAGGGCTTCAAGGGGCTGATCGATCTGGTGAAGATGAAATCGGTCGTCTGGAGTGAAGAGAATATGGGCGTAGAGTTTGAATACGTCGATATTCCTGCCGATCTTCAGGATACCTGTGATGAGTGGCGCGAGCACATGGTCGAGGCGGCCGCCGAAGCCTCTGACGAATTGATGGAAAAATACCTCGAAGAGGGTGACCTCTCTGAAGAGGAGATCCTTGAGGGGCTGAGAATTCGCACCCTGAAGCTGGAGATCATTCCGGTGACCTGTGGTTCTGCCTTCAAGAACAAAGGCGTGCAGGCGGTTCTCGATAAGATCATCGAGCTGATGCCTTCACCTGTCGATGTGCCGGCAATCACCGGTATTCTGGATGATGCCGATGGCACTGAGGAAGAGCGTCCTTCTGATGACAATGCACCTTTCTCAGCACTGGCTTTCAAGATTGCCACTGACCCCTTTGTTGGAACCCTGACCTTTTTCAGAGCCTATTCCGGTGTGCTGAAGTCGGGTGACCACGTCTACAATCCTGTCAAGGGTAAGAAAGAGCGTGTTGGTCGTATCCTGCAGATGCACTCCAACTCTCGTGAAGAGATCAAGGAAGTGTTGGCCGGTGATATCGCCGCAGCGGTTGGTCTGAAAGACGTCACCACCGGTGATACCCTCTGTGCACTCGACAAGCCGATTACTCTGGAACGGATGGAGTTCCCGGAGCCGGTTATCTCGGTTGCGGTTGAGCCGAAAACCAAAGGTGACCAGGAGAAGATGGGTATTGCGCTCTCCAAGCTGGCCCAGGAAGATCCCTCATTCCGCGTCAGCTCAGACGAAGAGTCCGGTCAGACCATCATCTCCGGTATGGGTGAGCTGCATCTCGATATTATCGTCGATCGTATGCGCCGTGAATTCAAGGTTGAGGCGAATGTCGGTGCCCCTCAGGTGGCTTATCGTGAAACCATTCGTAGCTCCATCGAGCAGGAAGGCAAGTTTGTACGTCAGTCCGGTGGTCGTGGTCAGTTTGGTCATGTCTACCTGAAGATTGAGCCGCAGGAAGCTGGTGCCGGGTATGAGTTTGTCAACGAGATCGTCGGTGGTGTCGTGCCGCGTGAATATATTCCGGCGGTAGACAAAGGTATTCAGGAAGCCATGGGTAACGGTGTTATCGCCGGTTACCCGGTGGTGGATATCAAGGTCACGCTTTACGACGGTTCCTACCATGACGTCGACTCAAGCGAAATGGCCTTTAAGATTGCAGGTTCCATGTGCTTTAAAGAGGGTGCGGCGAGAGCCAAACCGGTACTGCTGGAGCCGGTCATGAAAGTTGAGGTTACAACACCTGAGGAATATATGGGTGATGTCATGGGTGACCTCAACAGTCGTCGCGGAATCGTGCAGGGTATGGATGATTCACCTGCCGGTCGTCAGATCAAGGCTGAAGTTCCACTGTCAGAGATGTTCGGTTACGCAACCGACCTTCGCTCGGCCACTCAGGGTCGTGCCAACTACAGCATGGAATTCGGTAAGTATGCAGAGGTGCCGGCCAGCATTGCCGACGCCGTAATCAAGAAACAGTAA
- the rpsG gene encoding 30S ribosomal protein S7, with translation MPRRRVAARREALPDPKYGSELLAKFINMVMQDGKKSVAEKILYGALDNVVEKRGGEPLDLLETALENVRPLVEVKSRRVGGATYQVPVEVRPNRRNSLAMRWLIEASRKRSEKSMAYRLAGELLDASENKGAAVKKKDDTHRMAEANKAFSHYRW, from the coding sequence ATGCCAAGAAGACGAGTTGCAGCACGGCGTGAAGCCCTGCCGGATCCCAAGTACGGGAGTGAACTGCTGGCCAAATTCATCAATATGGTGATGCAGGACGGTAAGAAGTCAGTCGCCGAAAAGATTTTATACGGTGCATTGGATAACGTGGTCGAGAAGCGTGGTGGTGAGCCGCTGGATCTGCTTGAGACTGCGCTTGAAAATGTCCGTCCGCTGGTCGAGGTAAAGTCCCGCCGTGTTGGTGGTGCCACCTACCAGGTGCCTGTGGAAGTTCGTCCTAACCGTCGTAACTCCCTGGCAATGCGTTGGTTGATTGAAGCGTCCCGTAAGCGCAGCGAGAAGTCGATGGCTTATCGTCTGGCTGGTGAGTTGCTCGACGCATCGGAAAACAAAGGTGCGGCGGTCAAGAAGAAGGATGATACGCACCGTATGGCGGAAGCCAACAAGGCATTCTCACACTATCGCTGGTAA
- the rpsL gene encoding 30S ribosomal protein S12, translating to MATINQLVRKPRKRKVQKSNVPALEACPQRRGVCTRVYTTTPKKPNSALRKVARVRLTNGYEVSSYIGGEGHNLQEHSVVLIRGGRVKDLPGVRYHVVRGSLDTSGVEKRRQGRSKYGAKRPKG from the coding sequence ATGGCGACAATCAATCAGCTGGTGCGTAAGCCCAGAAAGAGAAAAGTCCAGAAGAGTAACGTGCCGGCGCTGGAGGCCTGTCCACAACGCCGCGGTGTTTGTACACGCGTCTACACCACAACGCCTAAGAAGCCGAACTCGGCGCTGCGTAAGGTGGCCCGTGTCAGACTGACCAATGGCTACGAGGTCTCAAGCTACATCGGTGGTGAGGGCCACAACCTGCAGGAGCACTCTGTGGTGTTGATTCGTGGTGGTCGTGTCAAGGACTTGCCAGGTGTTCGCTATCACGTAGTGCGCGGTAGTCTCGATACCTCCGGTGTTGAGAAGCGGCGTCAGGGTCGCTCCAAGTACGGCGCGAAGCGGCCAAAAGGCTAA